A window of Rhododendron vialii isolate Sample 1 chromosome 11a, ASM3025357v1 contains these coding sequences:
- the LOC131308271 gene encoding probable WRKY transcription factor 70 isoform X1, producing the protein MDSNLLKNLLARRENAVHELAEGFELANQLRAIIHEPFGTDRSVEADYLIGKILRSFADTISILNSGKAPDPSPENPGAPLNTLGTSIRKNPSSRTRITPNLPDDGHVWRQCRRKEVLNPRYPRSYYYECTYRTSQGCLAKKLVQRTEDNPLMYQTTYTNHHTCNNRLKAPPRIMFDSTTPTDPIKSAFGLDTSKCTNDELKDPSYPTSTKTHHPPVIISSYRT; encoded by the exons ATGGACTCCAATTTGCTGAAAAACTTGCTAGCTCGCCGGGAAAACGCCGTTCATGAGCTGGCCGAAGGCTTTGAATTGGCAAACCAGCTCCGAGCCATCATCCACGAGCCCTTCGGTACCGATAGATCCGTTGAAGCCGATTATCTGATCGGGAAAATCCTGAGGTCGTTTGCGGATACTATTTCGATACTGAATTCCGGCAAGGCTCCCGATCCGAGTCCGGAGAACCCCGGGGCACCGTTGAATACTTTGGGTACTTCGATAAG AAAGAACCCCTCATCACGCACAAGAATCACCCCAAATTTACCCGACGATGGTCATGTATGGAGACAATGTAGACGGAAAGAAGTCCTCAATCCCAGATACCCAAG GAGCTACTACTATGAGTGTACTTACAGGACTTCTCAGGGTTGCCTAGCCAAGAAACTGGTGCAAAGAACCGAGGATAACCCACTGATGTATCAGACCACATACACAAACCACCATACTTGCAACAACCGACTTAAAGCTCCTCCTCGCATAATGTTTGATTCCACTACTCCTACAGACCCCATCAAATCAGCTTTTGGCTTGGATACAAGCAAGTGCACAAACGATGAGTTGAAAGACCCATCTTACCCTACCTCAACCAAAACCCATCATCCTCCTGTGATTATATCCAGTTATCGGACCTGA
- the LOC131308271 gene encoding probable WRKY transcription factor 62 isoform X2 — protein MDSNLLKNLLARRENAVHELAEGFELANQLRAIIHEPFGTDRSVEADYLIGKILRSFADTISILNSGKAPDPSPENPGAPLNTLGTSIRSYYYECTYRTSQGCLAKKLVQRTEDNPLMYQTTYTNHHTCNNRLKAPPRIMFDSTTPTDPIKSAFGLDTSKCTNDELKDPSYPTSTKTHHPPVIISSYRT, from the exons ATGGACTCCAATTTGCTGAAAAACTTGCTAGCTCGCCGGGAAAACGCCGTTCATGAGCTGGCCGAAGGCTTTGAATTGGCAAACCAGCTCCGAGCCATCATCCACGAGCCCTTCGGTACCGATAGATCCGTTGAAGCCGATTATCTGATCGGGAAAATCCTGAGGTCGTTTGCGGATACTATTTCGATACTGAATTCCGGCAAGGCTCCCGATCCGAGTCCGGAGAACCCCGGGGCACCGTTGAATACTTTGGGTACTTCGATAAG GAGCTACTACTATGAGTGTACTTACAGGACTTCTCAGGGTTGCCTAGCCAAGAAACTGGTGCAAAGAACCGAGGATAACCCACTGATGTATCAGACCACATACACAAACCACCATACTTGCAACAACCGACTTAAAGCTCCTCCTCGCATAATGTTTGATTCCACTACTCCTACAGACCCCATCAAATCAGCTTTTGGCTTGGATACAAGCAAGTGCACAAACGATGAGTTGAAAGACCCATCTTACCCTACCTCAACCAAAACCCATCATCCTCCTGTGATTATATCCAGTTATCGGACCTGA
- the LOC131307662 gene encoding disease resistance protein RPS2-like: MDIVPVLYTGFKGTISASNSLDEIHGYLNDALKMLHAKRDDYRNRFQRHKNKKATNAYTEWSSMVTKIENEMRDLETRYELEKKRSRLWKFPQRSGFCQDMKDKCERVLLLLKQGNELGEVMVDPPPKPVELMPAPEIHKFKTLQMHVDKILDFLGKDKVKGIRIHGMVGSGKTAIMQSLNNREEVREKFDIVIWLDVSAEGNKENLSTEQLQGAIARKLKLDVESTSDAHAVAKRILEELEGQRYLLLLDDVRQDLDLYCLGIPETKNGSKVVLTTRFGHVCSSIVNRAVKVDGLPENEAWELFHDVLENPKLTENTKISQLAWKIVKKCGGLPLVLKMLASNFRIRKSEDQWVDGFNNFRKWPNIKHEGMGELYELLKFCSNNLDSAQKRCFCYGALYAEDSQIPIDCLLDCWGAQNFLGSDDDGDELRISGRIILQHLKNVSLLEEGITTEYVRMHKIIRQVALHDGEHTHMVKTKEALRKAPDIKHWSEKNWISLMDNELQMLPECPDSSVLSTLFLQKNLSLKKIPVSFFNHMETLLVLDFYRTGIVSLPQSLSKLIRLKVLYLNGCIYLTELSSQLEGLVNLEVLDLRGSGIKHIPQLLEKLLRLRRLLVSFPDTYSSVVATNCEVISKLSALKELIIDVKAPRKQCSDEILNSTIEKIVTLELTTLQYRFSDETVDVIKVEAATTYIWVPDAAILRIFLERGDLCFASFQVCIGFYSTSPQIPMSYQYERYIKCGNYSPEVSALLAKADAFELVNHPDAVNLMELVESMNEVRGLLIENSSKIETIVDINSTTNSPILPNLEQLYVRNLPMLKSIWEGHVPFGSGLCKLKVLVLRNCPMLFKIFSEGLVQTNLGIQQLEVEDCFEIEEIIMGSDFLLPNLEKMTLNNVPKLRSICANESMEWHSLKELEIHGCPRLSRLPFGKDNALNLGSIKTDKVWWDALHWQQHEVKEHFEQYCTFSTMPTTATGVIDSIGEGTSRRMSQGELSRAAPKRRLSEEEKGKAVASPETSKRGRSEQNPWV; this comes from the exons ATGGATATTGTTCCAGTGTTATATACTGGGTTCAAGGGCACAATTTCTGCTTCAAACAGTTTGGATGAAATTCATGGATATCTAAATGATGCATTGAAAATGCTTCATGCTAAAAGGGATGATTACAGGAACAGATTTCAGAGGCACAAGAACAAGAAGGCAACTAATGCTTATACTGAATGGAGTTCCATGGTGACGAAGATTGAGAATGAAATGCGAGATCTTGAAACGAGATACGAATTAGAAAAGAAGCGCTCACGATTATGGAAATTTCCTCAACGTTCAGGATTCTGCCAAGACATGAAAGATAAGTGTGAAAGAGTTCTCCTTCTTTTGAAGCAGGGCAATGAACTGGGAGAAGTTATGGTTGATCCTCCGCCAAAACCTGTGGAATTGATGCCCGCACCAGAAATCCATAAATTTAAGACACTTCAGATGCATGTGGATAAGATATTGGATTTCCTAGGGAAAGACAAAGTTAAAGGGATTAGGATCCATGGAATGGTGGGGAGTGGTAAAACAGCCATAATGCAGAGCTTGAATAACCGGGAAGAGGTTCGTGAAAAGTTTGATATTGTCATATGGTTGGACGTTTCAGCAGAGGGTAACAAGGAGAATCTGAGCACAGAGCAGTTGCAAGGGGCTATTGCGAGAAAACTGAAACTTGATGTTGAAAGCACCAGTGATGCTCATGCAGTTGCAAAGAGGATATTGGAAGAGTTGGAGGGTCAGAGGTATTTGCTACTCTTGGATGATGTGAGGCAAGATCTGGACTTGTATTGCCTTGGAATCCCAGAAACTAAGAATGGTAGCAAGGTTGTTTTGACAACTAGATTTGGCCATGTCTGCTCCTCAATCGTTAATAGGGCCGTCAAGGTAGATGGTTTACCCGAAAATGAGGCATGGGAATTGTTTCATGATGTTTTGGAAAATCCAAAACTTACAGAGAATACAAAAATCTCACAACTTGCCTGGAAAATTGTCAAGAAGTGTGGTGGCCTTCCGCTCGTTCTAAAAATGCTGGCAAGTAACTTCAGAATTAGGAAGAGTGAAGATCAATGGGTGGATGGATTTAACAACTTCAGAAAATGGCCTAACATTAAACATGAAGGCATGGGGGAACTGTACGAATTGCTGAAGTTCTGTTCCAATAACTTGGACAGTGCACAAAAGCGTTGCTTTTGTTATGGTGCTTTATATGCTGAAGATAGTCAAATCCCCATAGATTGTTTGTTGGACTGTTGGGGTGCTCAAAATTTTCTTGGCAGTGACGATGATGGAGATGAACTGCGCATCAGTGGCCGTATCATATTGCAGCATCTTAAGAATGTTTCCTTACTTGAGGAAGGTATTACCACTGAGTATGTGAGGATGCACAAAATTATCAGGCAAGTGGCGCTACATGATGGTGAACATACACATATGGTAAAAACCAAGGAAGCCTTGCGAAAAGCCCCAGATATCAAACATTGGTCAGAGAAGAATTGGATCTCTCTGATGGACAATGAACTCCAAATGTTACCAGAGTGCCCAGATTCTAGTGTGCTTTCCACTCTCTTCCTGCAGAAGAATTTAAGCTTGAAAAAAATAcctgtgtcatttttcaatcacaTGGAAACTCTCCTAGTTCTGGACTTCTATAGAACGGGTATTGTGTCCTTACCTCAATCCCTATCGAAGTTGATCAGACTCAAAGTGCTCTATTTAAATGGTTGCATATATCTGACTGAGCTTTCTTCTCAATTAGAAGGACTTGTGAATCTTGAGGTGCTTGATTTGCGGGGTAGCGGGATAAAACATATTCCACAGCTCCTTGAGAAATTGCTCCGCCTAAGGCGTTTGCTAGTATCATTTCCTGACACCTATTCTTCAGTGGTAGCTACTAATTGCGAAGTGATTTCCAAGCTGTCTGCATTGAAGGAGTTGATCATTGACGTGAAAGCTCCCCGTAAGCAGTGCAGTGACGAAATTCTGAATTCTACCATAGAAAAGATAGTCACCCTAGAACTGACCACTCTCCAGTACCGGTTTTCAGATGAGACAGTAGATGTCATAAAGGTGGAGGCGGCCACTACATATATCTGGGTTCCCGATGCAGCTATTCTAAGAATTTTCCTCGAGAGAGGTGACCTTTGCTTTGCATCATTTCAAGTTTGCATCGGTTTCTATTCAACCTCTCCTCAAATTCCCATGTCTTACCAGTATGAAAGGTACATCAAATGTGGAAACTACAGTCCAGAAGTTTCAGCGTTGCTTGCTAAAGCAGATGCATTTGAATTGGTTAACCACCCTGACGCTGTGAATCTAATGGAGCTCGTTGAGAGCATGAACGAGGTCCGAGGTTTACTGATTGAAAATTCCAGTAAAATCGAAACAATCGTGGATATTAACTCTACAACTAACAGCCCAATACTGCCAAACCTTGAGCAACTCTACGTAAGGAATTTGCCAATGTTGAAGAGCATTTGGGAAGGCCATGTACCATTTGGTAGTGGTCTATGCAAACTCAAGGTTCTTGTTTTGAGAAATTGTCCAATGTTGTTCAAGATATTTTCAGAGGGGTTGGTTCAGACGAATCTGGGAATCCAACAACTAGAAGTTGAAGACTGCTTCGAAATTGAAGAGATAATTATGGGGTCTGATTTTCTGCTTCCAAACCTGGAGAAAATGACACTTAATAATGTGCCAAAATTAAGGAGCATTTGTGCAAATGAATCGATGGAGTGGCACTCCTTGAAGGAGCTTGAGATACATGGATGTCCCAGATTGAGTAGATTACCTTTCGGCAAGGATAATGCATTGAATCTGGGATCCATTAAAACAGATAAAGTTTGGTGGGATGCGTTGCACTGGCAACAGCACGAGGTCAAGGAACACTTTGAGCAATATTGCACCTTCAG CACCATGCCAACTACTGCTACTGGTGTTATTGACAGCATTGGCGAGGGGACATCCAGACGCATGTCCCAGGGAGAACTTTCTAGGGCTGCTCCCAAGAGAAGGCTCTCAGAAGAAGAGAAGGGGAAAGCAGTTGCCTCTCCTGAAACTAGCAAGAGAGGTAGATCTGAACAAAATCCCTGGGTCTAA